The following are from one region of the Salvia hispanica cultivar TCC Black 2014 chromosome 1, UniMelb_Shisp_WGS_1.0, whole genome shotgun sequence genome:
- the LOC125207616 gene encoding putative ribosome biogenesis ATPase nvl, with protein sequence MSWTYISQNKDLEEDEDEWLSEEYAELRNQLRYIQGESHVYVIAKTSRLEIVDRMPLIKEVFGRVLYAPLPTPEERGEILKALARDKPIDARVDLMALGKDVACENFSGSDLFALVTEASKFAIDRPSLSCGGDMAITDADFKAALAKVSPSLSAKKLEKWTLQAEKIDVVRGVSVMDW encoded by the exons ATGAG TTGGACATATATTTCACAGAATAAAGATCTAGAGGAGGACGAAGATGAATGGTTGTCAGAGGAATATGCAGAG CTACGGAACCAGCTCCGTTATATACAAGGAGAATCTCATGTTTATGTGATTGCTAAAACAAGTCG GCTAGAGATTGTGGATCGTATGCCGCTCATCAAAGAAGTTTTTGGTAGGGTGCTGTATGCTCCTCTTCCTACTCCAGAAGAAAGAGGAGAGATATTGAAAGCTCTTGCTCGAGACAAGCCAATAGATGCCAGAGTGGATCTGATGGCTCTAGGAAAAGATGTCGCTTGTGAAAATTTCAGTGGCTCTGATCTATTTGCATTG GTGACAGAAGCTTCTAAGTTCGCCATTGATCGGCCATCATTGTCCTGTGGGGGTGACATGGCTATCACAGATGCAGATTTCAAGGCTGCATTAGCTAAAGTCTCCCCTTCTCTCTCGGCCAAG AAGCTCGAGAAATGGACGCTACAGGCAGAGAAGATTGATGTTGTTCGTGGTGTATCCGTGATGGACTGGTAG
- the LOC125207606 gene encoding cell division control protein 48 homolog C-like produces the protein MNEATEAYMNCGIERYMRRVEAYMNREIEQYMRRVEQQAVSHPPPVVPLNMTSSHETPPSGKESSMAGESGSVAGTLHACEDQIQRRLVETAAAGAKNPSDAQNVQSSVDEPATKRQKHDEIENANRQIEDAMDWVSPSAEMEEFSKKSYTNCYDVGGLQLLKLEFERRVVKRIKFPRVYESLGAIGLKNMPSSFFLYGPHGCGKTLIVQALAKEAGANFMHIKGTELLKFGEWSRMIVQNIFKCAKLHPPCILFFDELGMFSSEDFSDSELEEDEDVWKSEEYREVRNQITDIEYQVPVIENESDVYVFASSSKVEILDRIPAIKEEFGRVLYAPLPSPEERGEILKALALYKPIDPEVDLMALGKHDACHNFTGADLFSSVTVASVFAIERPSLSCGGSLTIKNEDFNKVLTKPPSLSDEELKKWALHAEKIDVADGVSAMQWPVGYGNK, from the exons atgaacgaggctacggaggcctacatgaactgCGGGAtagagcggtacatgcgaagggtggaggcctacatgaaccgcgagatagAACAGTACATGCGAAGGGTCGAACAGCAGGCGGTATCTCACCCTCCACCGGTTGTTCCTCTAAACATGACTTCCAGTCACGAAACTCCTCCTTCCGGCAAAGAATCGAGCATGGCCGGAGAAAGCGGCAGCGTCGCAGGGACTCTCCATGCGTGTGAAGATCAAATTCAGCGCCGCCTCGTCGagaccgccgccgccggagcAAAAAACCCCAGCGACGCGCAAAACGTGCAGTCATCCGTGGACGAGCCGGCAACAAAACGGCAGAAACATGACGAGATTGAGAATGCGAATCGGCAAATTGAG GATGCTATGGATTGGGTTTCGCCTTCTGCTGAAATGGAAGAGTTTTCTAAAAAATCATATACAAACTGTTATGATGTTGGAGGCCTTCAATTGTTGAAATTGGAATTTGAGCGTCGGGTAGTTAAGCGTATAAAGTTTCCACGAGTTTATGAG TCTCTTGGGGCAATTGGGTTGAAGAACATGCCATCCTCCTTTTTCCTTTATGGTCCTCATGGTTGTGGGAAGACATTGATTGTCCAAGCTTTGGCTAAAGAAGCAGGAGCGAATTTCATGCATATCAAg GGCACTGAACTATTGAAGTTTGGGGAGTGGAGCAGGATGATTgtgcaaaatattttcaaatgtgcaaAACTTCACCCTCCATGTATACTTTTCTTTGACGAG TTGGGAATGTTCAGCTCAGAGGATTTTTCAGACAGTGAACTTGAGGAGGACGAAGATGTATGGAAGTCGGAGGAATATAGAGAG GTGCGGAACCAAATCACTGATATAGAATACCAAGTCCCTGTTATAGAAAATGAATCAGATGTTTATGTGTTTGCTTCATCATCTAA GGTAGAGATTTTGGATCGTATCCCGGCAATCAAAGAAGAGTTTGGTAGGGTTTTATATGCTCCTCTTCCTAGTCCAGAAGAAAGAGGAGAGATACTAAAAGCTCTCGCTCTGTACAAGCCAATTGATCCTGAAGTGGATCTGATGGCTCTAGGAAAACACGATGCTTGTCACAATTTCACTGGCGCTGATCTATTTTCTTCG GTGACGGTAGCTTCTGTGTTCGCTATTGAACGACCATCATTGTCCTGTGGGGGTAGCTTGACCATCAAAAATGAAGATTTCAATAAAGTGTTAACTAAACCCCCTTCTCTTTCGGATGAG GAACTCAAGAAATGGGCACTACACGCGGAGAAGATTGATGTTGCTGATGGTGTATCCGCGATGCAGTGGCCAGTGGGATATGGAAACAAATGA
- the LOC125207586 gene encoding cell division control protein 48 homolog C-like isoform X1 — protein MHRETPLSGIESSMDGESGSIAGTLRACHDQIQRCHVETATAASAGAKNPSDAQNVQLSVDEPAAKRQKHDESQNANRQIEEARASASSSHSDSNVRELDSARNHKSGGDVREEDANGGIMAIVGNLGRGNKLGDSKRGVKKNDSKWPMFSDMGGLHMDMLRDLNREVVAPMLQSEILRKFGSTAILLQGPRGCGKTMLARAIGNEARVPFYETSAAALKAGVSGILELFSRAYKSAPSIVFIDEIDALTSETDSLLQCPVKYLIACMDLERSNIGPGSYVLTIGATNKPNALDLALRQRFDREFVLDVPRENERHDILSVLTRNHKVEVCFDIRKLARWTQGFVAGDLAELVNKARVGALNDAIGSRAHEMSFKDGYEAYGKPFSDEELEGLRLTLFNFYEANGMVCPSAEMEEFSKASCTNWDDVGGLQLLKLEFERRVVKRIKFPRVYESLVEIGMKDMPSSFFLYGPHGCGKTLIVQALAKEAGANFMHIKGTELLKFGSWSRMMVENIFKYAKLHPPCIVFFDELDVFSPGDFADKDLEEDGDVWKSEDYREVRNQVFDIKNESDVYVFASSSKIEIVDRIPLIKEDFGRVLYAPLPSPEERGEILKALALCKPIDAEVDLMALGKDDACHNFNGADLFTLVTVASAFAIERPSLSRGGCMTITDADFNEVLAKISPSLSAEELKKWALHAEKIDVVDGVSVMDWLC, from the exons atgcaCCGGGAAACTCCTCTTTCCGGCATAGAATCGAGCATGGACGGAGAAAGCGGAAGCATCGCCGGCACTCTCCGTGCGTGTCACGACCAAATTCAGCGCTGCCACGTCGAGACTGCTACCGCTGCCTCCGCCGGAGCAAAAAACCCCAGCGACGCGCAAAACGTGCAGTTGTCTGTGGACGAACCAGCGGCAAAACGGCAAAAACATGACGAGAGTCAGAATGCGAATCGGCAAATTGAGGAAGCTAGGGCTTCCGCTTCATCTAGTCATTCAGATTCTAACGTTAGGGAACTCGATTCTGCTAGGAATCATAAATCTGGCGGTGATGTGAGAGAGGAGGATGCGAATGGGGGTATTATGGCAATAGTTGGGAATCTAGGGCGAGGAAATAAATTAGGGGATAGTAAGAGAGGGGTGAAGAAGAATGACAGTAAGTGGCCAATGTTTAGTGATATGGGTGGGTTGCATATGGATATGTTGCGGGATTTGAATAGGGAGGTGGTTGCGCCGATGCTCCAATCGGAGATACTGCGTAAGTTTGGAAGCACCGCAATTCTGTTACAAGGGCCACGGGGCTGTGGGAAAACCATGTTGGCTCGAGCCATTGGCAATGAGGCCCGAGTGCCGTTCTATGAAACATCTGCTGCTGCGTTAAAGGCTGGCGTTTCTG GTATCCTAGAGTTGTTCTCCCGAGCATACAAGAGCGCACCATCTATTGTGTTcattgatgaaattgatgcATTGACTTCAGAAACGGATAGCTTGTTGCAGTGCCCggtaaaatatttgatcgCTTGCATGGATCTTGAAAGATCGAATATTGGACCTGGTAGCTATGTGCTGACGATTGGAGCAACCAATAAGCCTAATGCTCTTGACCTTGCCTTAAGGCAGCGGTTTGATCGTGAATTTGTTTTAGATGTTCCAAGAGAAAATGAACGGCATGACATACTATCAGTTCTAACACGTAATCACAAGGTTGAAGTTTGTTTTGATATCCGGAAGTTAGCTAGGTGGACTCAGGGTTTTGTAGCAGGAGATTTGGCAGAACTAGTAAATAAGGCTCGCGTGGGTGCTTTAAATGACGCCATTGGCTCGAGAGCTCACGAAATGAGTTTTAAGGATGGGTATGAAGCATATGGAAAACCATTTTCAGATGAAGAATTGGAAGGACTCAGATTAACCttgttcaatttttat GAAGCTAATGGTATGGTTTGCCCTTCTGCTGAAATGGAAGAGTTTTCCAAAGCATCATGTACAAATTGGGATGATGTTGGAGGCCTTCAATTGttgaaattagaatttgaaCGCAGGGTAGTTAAGCGTATAAAGTTTCCACGGGTTTATGAG TCTCTTGTGGAAATTGGGATGAAGGACATGCCATCCTCCTTTTTCCTTTATGGTCCTCATGGTTGTGGGAAGACATTGATTGTCCAGGCTTTGGCTAAAGAAGCAGGAGCAAATTTCATGCATATCAAG GGCACTGAACTATTGAAGTTTGGGTCATGGAGCAGGATGATGgtggaaaatattttcaaatatgcAAAACTTCACCCTCCATGCATAGTTTTCTTTGATGAG TTGGACGTATTCAGCCCAGGGGATTTCGCAGACAAAGATCTTGAGGAGGATGGAGATGTATGGAAGTCGGAGGACTATAGAGAG GTGCGGAACCAAGtctttgatataaaaaatgaatcagaTGTTTACGTGTTTGCTTCATCATCTAA GATAGAGATTGTGGATCGTATCCCGCTCATCAAAGAAGATTTTGGTAGGGTTTTATATGCTCCTCTTCCTAGTCCAGAAGAAAGAGGAGAGATATTGAAAGCTCTCGCTCTATGCAAACCAATCGATGCAGAAGTGGATCTGATGGCGCTGGGGAAAGACGATGCTTGTCACAATTTCAATGGCGCTGATCTATTTACTTTA GTGACAGTAGCTTCTGCGTTTGCTATTGAACGACCATCATTGTCCCGTGGGGGTTGCATGACCATCACAGATGCAGATTTCAATGAAGTGTTAGCTAAAATCTCCCCTTCTCTCTCGGCGGAG GAACTCAAGAAATGGGCGCTACACGCGGAGAAGATTGATGTTGTTGATGGTGTATCCGTGATGGACTGGTTATGTTAA
- the LOC125207586 gene encoding cell division control protein 48 homolog C-like isoform X3: MHRETPLSGIESSMDGESGSIAGTLRACHDQIQRCHVETATAASAGAKNPSDAQNVQLSVDEPAAKRQKHDESQNANRQIEEARASASSSHSDSNVRELDSARNHKSGGDVREEDANGGIMAIVGNLGRGNKLGDSKRGVKKNDSKWPMFSDMGGLHMDMLRDLNREVVAPMLQSEILRKFGSTAILLQGPRGCGKTMLARAIGNEARVPFYETSAAALKAGVSGILELFSRAYKSAPSIVFIDEIDALTSETDSLLQCPEANGMVCPSAEMEEFSKASCTNWDDVGGLQLLKLEFERRVVKRIKFPRVYESLVEIGMKDMPSSFFLYGPHGCGKTLIVQALAKEAGANFMHIKGTELLKFGSWSRMMVENIFKYAKLHPPCIVFFDELDVFSPGDFADKDLEEDGDVWKSEDYREVRNQVFDIKNESDVYVFASSSKIEIVDRIPLIKEDFGRVLYAPLPSPEERGEILKALALCKPIDAEVDLMALGKDDACHNFNGADLFTLVTVASAFAIERPSLSRGGCMTITDADFNEVLAKISPSLSAEELKKWALHAEKIDVVDGVSVMDWLC, encoded by the exons atgcaCCGGGAAACTCCTCTTTCCGGCATAGAATCGAGCATGGACGGAGAAAGCGGAAGCATCGCCGGCACTCTCCGTGCGTGTCACGACCAAATTCAGCGCTGCCACGTCGAGACTGCTACCGCTGCCTCCGCCGGAGCAAAAAACCCCAGCGACGCGCAAAACGTGCAGTTGTCTGTGGACGAACCAGCGGCAAAACGGCAAAAACATGACGAGAGTCAGAATGCGAATCGGCAAATTGAGGAAGCTAGGGCTTCCGCTTCATCTAGTCATTCAGATTCTAACGTTAGGGAACTCGATTCTGCTAGGAATCATAAATCTGGCGGTGATGTGAGAGAGGAGGATGCGAATGGGGGTATTATGGCAATAGTTGGGAATCTAGGGCGAGGAAATAAATTAGGGGATAGTAAGAGAGGGGTGAAGAAGAATGACAGTAAGTGGCCAATGTTTAGTGATATGGGTGGGTTGCATATGGATATGTTGCGGGATTTGAATAGGGAGGTGGTTGCGCCGATGCTCCAATCGGAGATACTGCGTAAGTTTGGAAGCACCGCAATTCTGTTACAAGGGCCACGGGGCTGTGGGAAAACCATGTTGGCTCGAGCCATTGGCAATGAGGCCCGAGTGCCGTTCTATGAAACATCTGCTGCTGCGTTAAAGGCTGGCGTTTCTG GTATCCTAGAGTTGTTCTCCCGAGCATACAAGAGCGCACCATCTATTGTGTTcattgatgaaattgatgcATTGACTTCAGAAACGGATAGCTTGTTGCAGTGCCCg GAAGCTAATGGTATGGTTTGCCCTTCTGCTGAAATGGAAGAGTTTTCCAAAGCATCATGTACAAATTGGGATGATGTTGGAGGCCTTCAATTGttgaaattagaatttgaaCGCAGGGTAGTTAAGCGTATAAAGTTTCCACGGGTTTATGAG TCTCTTGTGGAAATTGGGATGAAGGACATGCCATCCTCCTTTTTCCTTTATGGTCCTCATGGTTGTGGGAAGACATTGATTGTCCAGGCTTTGGCTAAAGAAGCAGGAGCAAATTTCATGCATATCAAG GGCACTGAACTATTGAAGTTTGGGTCATGGAGCAGGATGATGgtggaaaatattttcaaatatgcAAAACTTCACCCTCCATGCATAGTTTTCTTTGATGAG TTGGACGTATTCAGCCCAGGGGATTTCGCAGACAAAGATCTTGAGGAGGATGGAGATGTATGGAAGTCGGAGGACTATAGAGAG GTGCGGAACCAAGtctttgatataaaaaatgaatcagaTGTTTACGTGTTTGCTTCATCATCTAA GATAGAGATTGTGGATCGTATCCCGCTCATCAAAGAAGATTTTGGTAGGGTTTTATATGCTCCTCTTCCTAGTCCAGAAGAAAGAGGAGAGATATTGAAAGCTCTCGCTCTATGCAAACCAATCGATGCAGAAGTGGATCTGATGGCGCTGGGGAAAGACGATGCTTGTCACAATTTCAATGGCGCTGATCTATTTACTTTA GTGACAGTAGCTTCTGCGTTTGCTATTGAACGACCATCATTGTCCCGTGGGGGTTGCATGACCATCACAGATGCAGATTTCAATGAAGTGTTAGCTAAAATCTCCCCTTCTCTCTCGGCGGAG GAACTCAAGAAATGGGCGCTACACGCGGAGAAGATTGATGTTGTTGATGGTGTATCCGTGATGGACTGGTTATGTTAA
- the LOC125199390 gene encoding cell division control protein 48 homolog C-like yields the protein MPSSHRKTPLSGEESSMAGSSGRVLNTLLECEDQPMRDIIQTAAAGAKNLSDANIVNLICSGFPDVKFSRRNRNLLIERVAKISPLSCRIESAADEPEAKRPKIDDGQNVNRQIEVARASTSASSSDSNGRELCSARRVANGCGECCLGSEMLEDLKNAVIVPMRQLKLRHYFVGKPTTAILLHGPPGCGKTMLARAIGNEARMPFYETSAAALKSGVSGVLELFLSAYKNAPSIVFIDEIDALTSEMGSLSQCPVRQLIACMNTPVNDGSDSERSNSRPGSYVLTIGATNKPNALDLALRQRFDREFFLDVPRKDE from the exons ATGCCCTCCAGCCACCGGAAAACTCCTCTTTCCGGCGAAGAATCGAGCATGGCCGGATCAAGCGGACGCGTCCTCAACACTCTCCTTGAATGTGAAGACCAACCTATGCGAGATATCATCCagaccgccgccgccggagcCAAAAACCTCAGCGACGCGAATATCGTGAATCTCATCTGCTCCGGTTTCCCTGATGTGAAATTCTCCCGCCGCAACCGCAACCTCCTAATCGAACGCGTCGCCAAAATCTCTCCGCTCTCGTGCAGGATAGAGAGCGCCGCGGACGAGCCAGAAGCGAAACGTCCGAAAATTGACGACGGACAGAATGTTAATAGGCAAATTGAGGTAGCTAGGGCTTCCACTTCAGCTAGTAGTTCAGATTCTAACGGTAGGGAACTCTGTTCTGCTAGGAGGGTTGCGAATGGGT GTGGTGAGTGCTGTCTTGGCTCGGAGATGTTGGAGGATCTGAAAAACGCTGTGATTGTGCCTATGCGCCAGTTAAAACTACGGCATTACTTTGTAGGCAAACCTACGACCGCAATTCTGTTGCATGGGCCACCTGGCTGTGGGAAAACCATGTTGGCTCGAGCCATTGGAAATGAGGCTCGAATGCCGTTTTATGAAACATCTGCTGCTGCCCTAAAGTCTGGAGTTTCAG GTGTCCTAGAGTTGTTCCTTAGTGCGTACAAGAACGCACCATCTATTGTGTTcattgatgaaattgatgcATTGACTTCAGAAATGGGAAGTTTGTCGCAATGCCCAGTAAGACAGTTGATTGCTTGCATGAACACACCTGTGAATGACGGTTCTGATTCTGAAAGATCTAATAGTCGACCTGGCAGCTATGTGCTGACAATTGGAGCAACCAATAAGCCTAATGCTCTAGACCTTGCCTTAAGGCAGCGGTTTGATcgtgaattttttttagatgttCCGAGAAAAGATGAGTGA
- the LOC125207586 gene encoding cell division control protein 48 homolog C-like isoform X2 yields MHRETPLSGIESSMDGESGSIAGTLRACHDQIQRCHVETATAASAGAKNPSDAQNVQLSVDEPAAKRQKHDESQNANRQIEEARASASSSHSDSNVRELDSARNHKSGGDVREEDANGGIMAIVGNLGRGNKLGDSKRGVKKNDSKWPMFSDMGGLHMDMLRDLNREVVAPMLQSEILRKFGSTAILLQGPRGCGKTMLARAIGNEARVPFYETSAAALKAGVSGILELFSRAYKSAPSIVFIDEIDALTSETDSLLQCPVKYLIACMDLERSNIGPGSYVLTIGATNKPNALDLALRQRFDREFVLDVPRENERHDILSVLTRNHKVEVCFDIRKLARWTQGFVAGDLAELVNKARVGALNDAIGSRAHEMSFKDGYEAYGKPFSDEELEGLRLTLFNFYEANGMVCPSAEMEEFSKASCTNWDDVGGLQLLKLEFERRVVKRIKFPRVYESLVEIGMKDMPSSFFLYGPHGCGKTLIVQALAKEAGANFMHIKGTELLKFGSWSRMMVENIFKYAKLHPPCIVFFDELDVFSPGDFADKDLEEDGDVWKSEDYREDRDCGSYPAHQRRFW; encoded by the exons atgcaCCGGGAAACTCCTCTTTCCGGCATAGAATCGAGCATGGACGGAGAAAGCGGAAGCATCGCCGGCACTCTCCGTGCGTGTCACGACCAAATTCAGCGCTGCCACGTCGAGACTGCTACCGCTGCCTCCGCCGGAGCAAAAAACCCCAGCGACGCGCAAAACGTGCAGTTGTCTGTGGACGAACCAGCGGCAAAACGGCAAAAACATGACGAGAGTCAGAATGCGAATCGGCAAATTGAGGAAGCTAGGGCTTCCGCTTCATCTAGTCATTCAGATTCTAACGTTAGGGAACTCGATTCTGCTAGGAATCATAAATCTGGCGGTGATGTGAGAGAGGAGGATGCGAATGGGGGTATTATGGCAATAGTTGGGAATCTAGGGCGAGGAAATAAATTAGGGGATAGTAAGAGAGGGGTGAAGAAGAATGACAGTAAGTGGCCAATGTTTAGTGATATGGGTGGGTTGCATATGGATATGTTGCGGGATTTGAATAGGGAGGTGGTTGCGCCGATGCTCCAATCGGAGATACTGCGTAAGTTTGGAAGCACCGCAATTCTGTTACAAGGGCCACGGGGCTGTGGGAAAACCATGTTGGCTCGAGCCATTGGCAATGAGGCCCGAGTGCCGTTCTATGAAACATCTGCTGCTGCGTTAAAGGCTGGCGTTTCTG GTATCCTAGAGTTGTTCTCCCGAGCATACAAGAGCGCACCATCTATTGTGTTcattgatgaaattgatgcATTGACTTCAGAAACGGATAGCTTGTTGCAGTGCCCggtaaaatatttgatcgCTTGCATGGATCTTGAAAGATCGAATATTGGACCTGGTAGCTATGTGCTGACGATTGGAGCAACCAATAAGCCTAATGCTCTTGACCTTGCCTTAAGGCAGCGGTTTGATCGTGAATTTGTTTTAGATGTTCCAAGAGAAAATGAACGGCATGACATACTATCAGTTCTAACACGTAATCACAAGGTTGAAGTTTGTTTTGATATCCGGAAGTTAGCTAGGTGGACTCAGGGTTTTGTAGCAGGAGATTTGGCAGAACTAGTAAATAAGGCTCGCGTGGGTGCTTTAAATGACGCCATTGGCTCGAGAGCTCACGAAATGAGTTTTAAGGATGGGTATGAAGCATATGGAAAACCATTTTCAGATGAAGAATTGGAAGGACTCAGATTAACCttgttcaatttttat GAAGCTAATGGTATGGTTTGCCCTTCTGCTGAAATGGAAGAGTTTTCCAAAGCATCATGTACAAATTGGGATGATGTTGGAGGCCTTCAATTGttgaaattagaatttgaaCGCAGGGTAGTTAAGCGTATAAAGTTTCCACGGGTTTATGAG TCTCTTGTGGAAATTGGGATGAAGGACATGCCATCCTCCTTTTTCCTTTATGGTCCTCATGGTTGTGGGAAGACATTGATTGTCCAGGCTTTGGCTAAAGAAGCAGGAGCAAATTTCATGCATATCAAG GGCACTGAACTATTGAAGTTTGGGTCATGGAGCAGGATGATGgtggaaaatattttcaaatatgcAAAACTTCACCCTCCATGCATAGTTTTCTTTGATGAG TTGGACGTATTCAGCCCAGGGGATTTCGCAGACAAAGATCTTGAGGAGGATGGAGATGTATGGAAGTCGGAGGACTATAGAGAG GATAGAGATTGTGGATCGTATCCCGCTCATCAAAGAAGATTTTGGTAG